From Anopheles maculipalpis chromosome X, idAnoMacuDA_375_x, whole genome shotgun sequence:
ATTGTGTACCAACAATGCACAACTAGAGTCGTAAGACGACGCGCATTGGTGCCGTCCTGTCGGGGCTAACACAACGCGGCAATACTGGCCATAGCTACGTAACTAATGCTCGTTAGCATCTATTAAGTTGGCTTCCTCTTGGGCATCGCTGGACAATGGACGACTGAAAGCAACCATGAATCTGCTGTTGCCGAGATGAACGCTTTGGGAGCTGCGGTGGGAAAAAAACATCAGCCGAATGCGTGGCGCGACTAATTCCAACATTTTAGGTCCATTTTACAGCATGTTGGAGGGATAACACAGGATGGCAAAGTTAAATCCGAGTCAGCGTGTAATTGATGTCGAAAAGAAGCCAGAATCAAGTAATCTCCTCGAGAAACCTGTGCTAGAAAATTTACAGCCATCAAACAATATTGCCAACGAGTTAGATAAAGTCATTTTGCAAAAAGCCTGAAGGATATTCGCACGATACGTGGCACTTGTACTACTGCCGGGATAGACATATCCCGGACGTTGCAAGAGGAAGAAATTGAAACGACTCGTCTTATCCGTTTGACACATCAAGAAGACAAGTATATGCAAACATTTACATAACACAAAATAATCCGATACGCTATCGGTGAGATCGTAACGTTGGCAGAGTTCAGATTTATCTGAACCTCTGGAACCTCTGGTATCTCTGGTACCTCTTTCGGAGCATTTAATTTGATGATTCAAAGAAGAATACACCCCGGACCAGCGACCCGTCAAACGGCAGATACGGGTTTTGATtgggcaataaaaaaaaagaagctgtcGCGCCATGTTTTGCACCCCGAATGCCCAATAAACGGGCAAAGTCGTAACGTGAGCCTATCATCTTGAATGATGCCCAAAGCAGCGGCCATTTGTGTTGGTCGAACAGAATGTCTTACTTTGCTCTTTCAATGTCCGCTATTTGGAACTTTGGTTcagaaaacgaaaactttTACAACCTGTACAAAGGTTGgcaaaagaaccaaaaaaaaaaaaaacttgcctAATGAATTCTGATGCCCGATAGAAAGGTAcatttttccatatttttattgtatttcgggtgcgcgtgtgtgtaccCGTTTTCTccaaaatattcttttcttccttcggGTTTTCCCATTCTGTGCATCGTGCATAAAACCCTATGCTGTAGCATAAGttagtacacacacacacacactgagagagagacacacacacacacctgtgtgcgcacgcgcgcgcgcataAGTGTTAACGCAACATTTTCTCatctcagcagcagcagcagcccctAAGAGAGGCAACATCACCAGCAATTCTGGTATGGCTGTGTGTGTTCTGGAGATTTTATGCGCGCGTACCCGTAGTAGTGTGCGTTAAGGAAGGATAGGTCGATATGTTGAAGTCGTTATATGTTctgaagagagcgagagagagagagagagagacagagagtgcGACTGAGTGAGCATAAAAAGAGATTCCAATTCCAGCGCATCCATCTCCAGTCGGTGAAGAGATAAACAAAGGTAGGCAGGTAGGAGAGCCTAGAGATGAAGgggcgaaccaaaaaaaaaaaaagatggaagcCCGAGAGAAAGTGAGAGTCTGTCAAAAATCGAAGATTTGCTAATGGGAGAACAGTAAAAGATCGCATCGACAAAATTCTGTTCAACAtcagacattttttttataaagttaAAAATTTGAAGATCTTCAACATCAACTACTTCAATGTAAGGGGTTGTCCAAATCTAGCATTGAATCTGCTCTTTTTTATGAGATCAATCGTCCATATTATGTAGCATAAGCTCCATGGAAAGCACAGGTACACAGAGCACACGCAAGAGCTCTTCTCAACCTTCTGGTAAACGGCTTGCTGTGAAGAGCGGTTTAAGGTCTTCGGCAACACCTTTTTCAAACCCTCGCACTCCTAGCGATTTTTGAAAGCATAGCCCTCATCTCCATATGTTTGCTCTAGGTGAGCTCTGGTTGCAGAtgccagcgaaaaaaaaaagtcgttgGAAATTGCGTTCTAGCATCACAAAGTGGAGAGATGACTTCAGAATTGTATCTCCAAAAGAATGCAGAAAGGTAGGCAGCGAAACATCCTTACCAGGACATTCTCCGCTTACGATGCGGAATGTTGAGAAGAAAACCCCGAGAAACCGCAagaatacacacatacaaaatgtattccaaaaaaaaaaaaaagaatacatttTCGATGAAATGACGTCTTCTTTTCGAGGAATGACTCTGGTTCGTGCTTCTTCATCTCTGTGCGCGCATACACTGCTCTCgtagcatgtttttttttttggctgatCTGGTTTCTCGCTTGCTTTCCTTACGTTGTGGGAAACCAGCGTTCATACGttctatctttctctcccGCCTGGTTGTTGGATAGGCCAGGTCGGACACATTTTTCCACCTCTCTTGGGCAAGCTACAACATCCTCACGCCACCCGCGCCCACCCTACTTTAACAGGCCCTGTGtagtaatgtgtgtgtgtgtgtgtgtgcccgtgCACACGCTTTTTCCCAACCTGCTCTGCTGTATTGCtgttgtgttggtgtgtatCCGAACGACGGGAGTACGTctattttatcgatttttcttccGATCGCAAAAGGGAAGCAGAGAATTTTCATCATCTGTATAGCGCATCCGAACGGAAATCTGTGGACACGCCGAGTACACTTCGGGCCCATATTGCAAGCGAtatgaatgatttttcgccacaAAGCACCAACAACCAATATAACTTAAATGGAAAATTGCTAATTTGACGACTTTTAGGACCCCATCCCGACCCCCCTTCCACCTCATTGATGAATTTTTGGATTTCCCatgaatggaaaatgtaattttccaTCAACAGCCCCACACCCGTTCCCATTACCTGCGGACCGTTTTTCTCGCGTTGGTGGTTTGGTTTATGGTTGCAAGCTGCTCTGATCCGTTCCCTGCTGATGATCGTCTGCCTGACGATGGCGGTAGGaacattccctttttttttttttgcttatcgaCGTCTCTTGAACAAACGCGTTGGGGTCATTATTCGCGACAGTGGTCGCGACGCGTCCCGATAcattttctcgctttgggAGGATTTCTTTTCCCTGGTTGAACACACTATTATAGCACGAAAATATGTACCCAACATAGAgcgaccatttttttttatgttgcttcttctttccctcacacacacacacacacacactcgcgcacacaaaattttctttttcggcgATTGGCGCTCGTGAAGAAAAACCGGTTTGTTTCACACGTTTTTTAGCAAAGCACTTGTAGCACTTTTCGttggaccgtttttttttttggttgctttctttcttccttcccaCTGCCCGATTTCCTGCGCCACCCAGCCCGCCTTTTTTCGCCCTTCTTCCCACCTCCCACCGGCGGTCAACCGTTGGAAAGGAAACGCATCTTAAGGTGCTGTGCGGCCCTTGTTTATGGTGGAACCCGGATCGGATGGACGCGAGAGGCGAGCGTGTGAAAgctgcttgtgtttgtgtgtctggaCGACACAAGTTGATTGTGGAAAAAGCGTGGCGGTTGCGTGCAGCAGCTAGGGAAAAATCgtcaattttccttttccagaCCAGACAAAGCTTTGCGTTCGTACGgacctccccaaaaaaaaaaaaacaacaaactctTCACGAGAAATCACACGGTTTTCACTTGCATCGAgcttatctttttttgttttttgttggtctgCCGCTTTTTGTTGAAAGAttgaaacacacgcacgcaccccTCCCGCGCTCTGGATGATGGACGCTGATGCAGGGaaatccttgtttttttttcttttgctcgatcccaaaaaaaaacccctttgcGTTTTCCGTGCTGCGCTTTCGATGGCGAGCCGAACAAAACTTCCTTCCTGCGGTAGAAGTTTAGCGTTGCGAGGCTTGGATCGCACTGCTGCTCTTTCGGTGGTTGCTCTGGTGTGGTCTCGCAGCGCAGAGAGCATACGCGCCGTGCGCCAACGCATACAACCGTACgtggtgtgcgtgcgtgcgcgcgagtgtttgtgtgtgtgtatagggCCAAAAAGAGGGAATTTCGATTCCTGCCGAACGTGGTGGTGCGCATGCTGCCACTGCACGGGTACCCTTTGCTACGAATTTGGACCATTTTACAGTGTGGAAAGCACGAGGTGGGACACGCGATTGGAATTTGGGCATCATTGACCCCGAGGCACGAGAAGGGTGTCTTCATAATGCAGAAACCGAGATTCAAACCTCATCCGGACGgtttcccccgtagtgagaggagTGTGACTAGCCAGCAGTACGATACAGGGTATCCCAGCCATTTTTCACGCTTTTCCATGGTTTTTTGGCGCGTGcccattttttttggttctcgTCCCGCAAATTTTTCGCACGTCCCGATATATTTTTCACTACTGacttttgatttcgtttttgtaTGCTAGAAATtagattaaatttattatataAATGTTTAGGAGCATTTTAAGGAACTCTTTGAATATGTAATATTGAATAACCTTATCCAATGTATAAATTAACTAGgcagtaatgttttttttttaaataatggtTTAAACACTTTTCTGCGAGGAATCGACAAGGTGGACAAAGCCCCCTGATTGGCAAGGCATCCCCGGTCCAAATTCAGTGTCCGATTcggattcttcttcttcttattcttcttggcctgctcagggttgagtcCTCGAAACTTGATCTAGggctccatccacggctgcatacGATCTCCGATatgtttgactccacttgacaGCTTGTTTGACATCCAGTCaacgtgccgaacgggtcgctgacgggCACCTTCCTGGTATCCGGTAGTCCGGTATCCTCaccacgtgccccagccatcgtatccttccggctttgattACCATCAgaatatcagcaccgccaaacagctcagctagctcgtgtttcattctccttcgccgcACGCCCCACTCGCACACaacgccaaagatagtcctcaGCACCCGccattcgaaaatggcgagtgcattggcgttctttgtcagcatagtccaagagtTATATCTGTAGGggtcgtgcatttcgtgtatTGCTGGAGGCTtttggatcgcaggagtttgtgcagtccgtagtagacacgattAGTAGGTCCGAagatacgatcgtaccaaggtagcagaactcctctactcgagatcgagatcgtcgccgtcaactgatactctgcttccgagtcgggctctatcacggtcagggAGCGTCCGGCAAGCAAGCACTTTGTCTTCGttgcattgatcctcaatgaGCGAAGGGGGACAGTTGCGGTCCGGTTCAGCAAAATGCATGATGATCACAGAAATTTCGACTACCTATTTCACGTCCAATTCCATTCAAATAAGCTAGAGAATTTTAATCCTGTAGCATCACAATCGAATCTTGTCGTATCTGCAGCACTTTGTCTTCGTTGCAACTCTAGCGAATCGAACGCGTCAAATAGGATCTAAACTGATTCGAATCATTCTTGAGATTGTATCTTCGAATCTTCCGAGTCCCGAATCTGCCAGCACTAGACAGGTTatgaagccaagaagaagcagttGTCCGAAGTAGCGTTTGTATTGCGAAGCAGCACTTCTCCTCGAGATATTCGCCTTCAACTGATACTATGCTTCAGATATGCAAGTAGATactttgtcttcgtcgcattgatcgtCATTCCAATCCTATCGGGTTCGCTTCAATTTCATCCGGATTGGAGAGATCCAGAGTAGGAGTTGTATATCTTCAACCACCAAACATAGCAAATGTATCTTACCGAGATTCTATCGAGGCGAGAATTCTGGGATAGACTGTTAGAGTCTAGCATATCCCAATGTTCTTCACATACGCCCCTTGAGGACACGGTATCTGTCTCACACTCAGTAGTATGTCCAGGCTCCAacttaaaataacaaacagcAACATCCTTGCTTCTTTAGTTATGTGAAAACTCTTGTTCCACATTCTTTTTACATCAATGTAACTGATGGTTGAGCCATATTTTTTCAGGTTCACAAaatctctcgctctttctctctgtctgtctGCTCCACCACAACGATTATGTATCGCGCGCGCGGGTGTAGTAGCCTTTCTCACTCTCACCCATGCTTTTCTATCTTCCTCTCTCGCTCAATCTTTTTCAAATCTTTCTCACCATTGCAACTATCCATTTCTCGGATAAATACCAATGTTGAGATAAATTCTCCAACGTTTTCGAACACTTTGCTTGCATGCATCTCACAAGAACGCGCCATTCTCATGGTTCGAGAcagactttttttcttcttcattttaacCCTCTCTTGCCCTTTAACTTTTCTCTGCCCTTTTGTATATATCTAAGGAaggtgtttgtatgtgttgcGAATATGTCTCCTACTTGcaagagacagagagacagGTCATAGCCGTGTTTTTACGTCAGCATACTAACACCAAAATAGATAACAGTGCACTATATCATGATATGGCTCAATAGATCAATgatttaacattttattgaaaaagttGCACTTGCTGCTTTCACAGAACTTCACACACCGAGTGCTTtcaatgacttttttttttcaactaccATTACAGCTGTAATCTTTGAAATGTGCAGATCagtaaaacaatatttcaatacGAGATAGCAACAACTGGAGCCATCTGctacgtttttttgtttttgttacctCCACATATCGCACATTGTTTCAAACTTGTGAACGCTTGATGGTCTAAGATTaggaaaaaaactttaaaccgGTCCTTTTAATTGTCAGGTTCACGAATCTATTTGAAACAAATCAGCTCTACAGAGTGCTGGGGCGAGAGCGGATAGCTTACTTTGCGCACCCTACGCAGACTTCGCCGTCTTCTGGAGCTCCATAAATGGTTGAAGTATCATTGAttcgatttatttgtttgagaCCGCCTCCGTGACTTGATTTCCGGCTCTTGTGAGGCTAGGGAACGTTGAAAGAGCAAGTAGATGCAGTAAACTAGCTTCCAGGATAGGGGTTACTGTGCTGATGGGGGATAACAACGGATGATCTTGAACTTTGAAACATGCAAGAGCTTTACAGAAAGTCAATTGAATGTACATAGCTATCAACTGTAAAACTTTTCATTATGTTTGGGATTCAAGATCAgggttttatatattttttctcaaCACTCTATACCAGATTGTTCTCTATATCGAGACACAAATGCATGGTCCATAGGCCGAGGTCCTTTCTTTGAAGACCTGCAACCGGTTCGGTGACGTCTATAAAGACGGTGACGTGTTTGATATTGACATCAGGAGATAACAAGTAGTATGTTCAAGGAAAAATTGAGGAATCCCGCCTTCGACAGTCGCAGACATTCACAGTACGCTCTTCTGTATCCCTGTGTTATGTAAAACTCTACACGACTTCTGTTTCTTTCATACTGAGGTATCAGACTTATACCACCTTCACATAATGTAGATCTCCTCTCGTCTTGTGAAGATGTAGCCTATACGGCAACCTTGGCTTGAAAGACTGATCGTAATATCTTCTCCTCTTGACTTTAACGATACTTGGTTAAATACCTAGcgcatagttggatagtcaagtcctcactacgtgggaaCGGTCCGTTGTCGCTTTACCATCGAGCCACGCCTCCTTTTGTAAAATTATCAATTCgtatttgatttgttttcccatCAACGACTTGCCCATGGCTTGTCTCTTTAGAGATTCAGAAGACTTTATGCAACAGAAAGGTGCGAGCGCatacaaattaaaaatcaaaccattgTTCGTAAATTAACAGTTCTTGTTTACCATTATTACACTttattgttgttcttgttaaAGAAGGTATGGTTTTAGAGCGTGACAGGACAAAAATGCAGTATTATGTAATGAACGACACTTCCGGATAGAATCATGTTATCCTTCATCCCTTAGATGATGCTGTGAGCGAACCTTACTCTACACCTTTTCCGCGCCGAGCTTTCTAACCTCACATCACACCAAAATGCACATTAATCCGTTGTTCTACTTTAACCTTTAGTTCCTGATTTAGTATTAATGTGTAAGtgtttgtgtaagtgtgtgtgtgtgtgtgtgtgtatttgtttctgaatgtgttttttgttacaaaaaggAATATCATTAACTGAATAAAGGAAAGTCTCgaagcagcagcggcagcagtgcGCCGCATCTAGGTAAACGGCACCCGGCTACACTATTGGTAGCAATAGCGAGCGCCTGTGCCGAAAAGGATGTTGCAAACGTAATAGAAACTGGATTTATAGCTGACCACAGTTCTCCACAACGATCTGCTTCGACGGTTTGCCCGAGTGGCAGCCGACGGACTCGATCTTTCGCACCACGTCCATACCCTCGACGACGCTGCCAAACACAACGTGACGATCGTTCAACCAGGCCGTCTTCACGGTGGTGATGAAGAACTGGGAACCGTTCGTGTTCGGGCCGGCGTTCGCCATCGACAGGATGCCCGGACCGGTGTGCTTAAGGATGAAGTTTTCGTCCTCGAACTTGTTGCCGTAGATGGATTTACCACCGGTACCGTTGTGGTTCTGGAAGTCGCCACCCTGGCACATGAAGTTCGGGATCACACGGTGGAAGGTCGAACCCTTGTAGCCGAAACCCTTCTCGCCGGTGCACAGACAGCGGAAGTTTTCGCTCGTCTTTGGGACGACATCCGGACGCAGCTGTAAGtaagggagagggagagagattttgtgtgttgaaaAGTGGGAAGAACTGTCGTGCGTATGTGAAGACGGTTCGGACGAGTTACGGTAGCCGGTCCtgttgtttgaagaccggcgcctatATCGCTTTGGTCACTGGATCTCCCCAACTTCATGCTTTTCCTCTACATGCCGGCAAGCTAATACTAGACTTATAGCGATCctgataggatttgaacccatgTTTTGACTTATAAAGGCCGGCTCCTCTTCCACCCTCTCCCAGGTTCTTCTAGAGCATACCTCTCTGTAATCTTACACCTAATTCTGCATACTAAAGCAAGCTCACCAGTGCAAgtgcaccagcaccagcgcacacacaaagaaagacTTCAAGAGACCTTGAACAGTTGCATCGTTCGTCGTGCTACGCGCCCAACACTCTCTTATGGTGATTAATTGACACTCGGATGCGAATTTTATTGCCAGGCTTGATTGGTCAAGCGCCGTTTTGCTGGGGCCAGATTCAATCAACGATTTCTAGCAAACTTGTATCAGTACCAAACAGCCTCAATATCGGGACTCCCGATGAATGTGTGGTTTGTCAATGCAATGTCAGGCCTGTACCGGCATCAAATTCGGCAGCAACGAAAAAGCAGATCTGACGTAATATAAGTAAGCCACCCCCTCCTCCGCAAAAGCAAATCGCCCTCTGAAAGACACCAGTCTCTAAAACGGTAATGAGATCGATTGAGCCCACGGAATTGCAGGCAAATTCCaccggagtgtgtgtgtgtgtgtagttgagAACGACATAGTagtggtagtgtgtgtgtgccctacAAACATGTACACCTCTTCTTCCTATGCGTATGTGTGCTATCTTATGCTGCCTGAATCAGCTTGAGGTACTTAAGGGCTTGCAatcagacacatacacacacgcacacaacgtCAACCATGCCGGGAGTAGTGGAAATTATACGCCACATTTAAATCTATAGAAGGGCATTTAAAAggtgaaattgttttattttacaatgcacacattatttttttctgtttgtgtgtgaaaatgtaATAGACATGTGCATGTATACGGCGAACacgcatacacgcacacatatgtTATACGGATATTTGCTGCATTTGCAATCCGatggtgataaaaaaaagtgcaaccgGAAAGTCGCGAGAACGGAAAGTTTCCACTCACACACGCGCAGAGAGCAAAAATGAGGGGGATGAGTAGTTGAAAAATTAACAGCTTTTTACCATTAAGTATTCAAGGTACCAACTAGTTTCCATCATGCGATAACGAGTGAACTAGCggcttttcaattatttcacatGCTGcctgcacacatacacacgcacacacatatacgcCCTATAGGACGTCTGGCTACGGTATGTTTCGcagatttttagttttttggcTATCTGAACTGAAATGGATCGTCGCCGGCATTTTGCTCTCCTATAGCGTGACTAAGAACGATCGATACGATCGGGTTTTACTATCGCGTACGAAGACTTTTCTTAAAAttattacacacacaaacgcaaaaaACGCTACGGTACAACAGCCAcacagaagaggaaaaaaacctcccctcACGTTAgaaaaattgacaaaaaaaaagctccttaCCTCGATAACGATCCGGCCAACCGGCTGGTTGCCCACGCTCATGTCGAAAAAGCAACGCGGCAAAGTCATTTTCTTGGCAAAGGTACGCGTTTGCGGCAGAAATTGCACACTACTATTATTGATAGCTGCAGTACAGGACCACTTCGAGGCGACACCAAGTTGGAACGCTTGATTGCTGCTGCAGCACTTCGTGGAGACGATGGCGGTTAAAGCACGAGTGAGCAACATCTCGCAAAGCGGAAACCGTCGAATGCGTTTTTCAGGGGAAACCGAAACGAACCGGTCTTAAACGTCAAACGTGTTGTAAAGCCGTAGCCAAACGCCAAACTAGGGATAGTGTCGGTTCTGAAACTGGGGATAAAAGGCACCAACAAAAATACAGCTACATAATTCTAGAGTAGAATTGTTCAGTACAAATTGCAgaggaatttttatttacctgAGTATCGGTTAGCGAAAATGCCGGTTCGATTATGGTGGGAGACAGGTTACGAAATGAGCCGGCAATCGCTGATGAGCTTAGGTGGATTACATAAGTTTGAAGTTATACCAGTTTACTGTTTGGCCAAATGGTACGTTGAGCCGTTACGTCTGGAAGCCGATTGAAGTTGAATTTTGGTTGCGGACAGTCAACCATAttccaaagaaaaaaggacgCAAAAACCCAATctaaacggaaaaaaataatttaaaagtgAAAATGCAATCGCAGATAAAAAACAACGACCAGACGGACAGAAACAAGATGGCCGAAACACGAACAAGCATAGCCAAATCATGGGGGTCAATGACCCCGGAGGAGGGAGGATCGCTGAATCCTACTACAGCATCCTAGAGGAagaaagaacaacaaacaataagaaacgaaaaaaacgaGACAATACTGAGGGGAATCGTCAGAGAATGAGGAAATATATATAATAGAGAGTGCAACCCAAGGAAAACATTAGCAACGTATAATCCATTTTTCTTCGCAAAAGCGACGGAAATGGGCATTGAAAACAAATCGCAGCAAACTACGCTACTACGCGATGGAAGAATGCTAATAAAAGTCATAAACAACACGGAGGCAAGAATAATATCTACAATATCAAGAAAATTTCCAAGCTCCATATGAATATTTTCACTCGTATTGATGTTGCAGATTTCAATTGTAATTTATGAGATACAGtgacacattttttatttgaaaataaatgaaaattttacttcaaatCAATTATATTCACGAAACAACCCATAAGTCGCTCTCaacattttattcaattcGTCGATCACaggtaaaacataaaataagaGCTACCGTGCGTGACAAAAAAACTACGGTGCGATTGCATGACCGTGCACACACTGTAAGAAACCCCTTTGGGTACAAATTTATACAGTTTGTACAGAGTAGAGGTAGCAAATTTAGGGGGGTTGATTAATCGATGAGTTGCTTTGTTCCATAATAGAATAGAGTCCACTTTTATTGACACTTTATTGGCATATTTGTTGGGAGACAATTTCTGTTTCTCACAGTAGTGGTCATGCGAACCCTGCAATGCGTTTGAGCGTTATGTCACTttcacgtttttgttttggcgccTTCAGTTGCCATTTTGTATatatataatttttcaaagagcaaaaaagatTTTATCTTGTTCAAGCAAAATATATTCAGCTTCAAGCTCATTCTTCGGCATTGCCAGTTTTACTACCTTTACCAGTCAGTGCAGATGAATATATCATTCGTAATATGCAAAAAATCAAGAGAcgattgaaaaaagaaactagTTTTGGGATACCAGGTATTGAACTATTTAAACATTAAACCAAACAAGCTTTAAATAAACGTTAACGACAAGAATGATCAGTTTGAAATTTACCGTTGCCTACACCGGTAGGCAATTGTCAACTGTTTCCTGCCAATGATAACGTCAGCTAACCAGTTCAACAAAAGCTGTCACAAAACTCGTATAAAGTATGCGTTTTTGAGCAAAACGCATACCTAACGCAAAACGCAAAAACAGGCAAAACGCATTCGGTACGCTGCGGTTTGTACGCGCCCGTCTTGCATACTGTCATTGTCAAGTTACAAGCGCTGTACACCGCGATTCAGAGAAAAAGACCCATTTCCTTTGTAGTGTGTGAAAAGTAAGCGGTGTCGGCTTATTGGTAGCCCGCTGCGTTGAATCGCTTTTGGTGAAAAAAGTCGCGCCCAAGCCGACATTGTCTGTAGCGTTTGTAGGTTAACCATATTGCTTCGCCGATTGGCGTTCGCCTTGTTTTTTGATTGGTGATAATTCTCCCGGCCCATCGAAGCGTCGTTTGGTGTGTAGTGTGACACCTCCGAAAAGGTGCAGGAGGCGGCAATGGCGTTCAATCAGAAAAATCCGCCATGGCAGCGGAATGCTGGGCATCAGAGTATGGCCAATATGCAGGCAATTGTAAGCTTCCCGCAAGCGCAACCTGTCTACAATCCCAATATAGGTACGTTGCTTTCATAAACCGTAGAGCTAGCAGAAAGATTTTTAATATCGTCTCGTTCTTTCTTCCCCCGTACCTTCCCCTCCGCCCTTGTAGGtctgcagcaacaacagcaacagcagcagcaacaacaacaacagcagcatgcacagcagcaacaacaacaacagcagcaaaacatttccatcCTACCGCAAATGGGCATTCAACAATCGGCCATCTATTCGCAGACGGTTCAATATCCCACGTCCCGGCCAATCAATGCGATCGGTTACCAGAACCAGCCTCAATCACAGCCCACACCCCAACCGCAGCAAGTCAACCC
This genomic window contains:
- the LOC126560507 gene encoding peptidyl-prolyl cis-trans isomerase-like: MLLTRALTAIVSTKCCSSNQAFQLGVASKWSCTAAINNSSVQFLPQTRTFAKKMTLPRCFFDMSVGNQPVGRIVIELRPDVVPKTSENFRCLCTGEKGFGYKGSTFHRVIPNFMCQGGDFQNHNGTGGKSIYGNKFEDENFILKHTGPGILSMANAGPNTNGSQFFITTVKTAWLNDRHVVFGSVVEGMDVVRKIESVGCHSGKPSKQIVVENCGQL